The following coding sequences lie in one Candidatus Eisenbacteria bacterium genomic window:
- a CDS encoding type II toxin-antitoxin system PemK/MazF family toxin, which translates to MRRGEVWWAELPDPAGRRPVVLLSRNDAYGVRELVTVAPVTARVRGIPSEVPLGRSDGLPRACAANLDTITTIPKQILT; encoded by the coding sequence ATGCGACGGGGCGAGGTGTGGTGGGCCGAGCTGCCCGATCCCGCCGGGCGGCGGCCAGTCGTGCTCTTGTCGCGCAACGATGCCTACGGCGTACGTGAGCTGGTGACGGTCGCTCCCGTCACCGCGCGGGTCCGCGGCATTCCCTCGGAAGTTCCGCTCGGTCGGTCCGACGGGCTGCCCAGAGCCTGCGCCGCCAACCTCGATACCATCACGACGATCCCCAAGCAGATCCTCAC